A single Pseudomonas sp. HN11 DNA region contains:
- a CDS encoding DUF1161 domain-containing protein produces the protein MKRFALAIICGVLATSAVAAPKDCEELRKEIEVKIQANAVPSYTLEIVSKEEADKHDSAMVVGSCENGTKAIVYQKNND, from the coding sequence ATGAAACGTTTTGCCTTGGCGATCATCTGCGGTGTATTGGCCACATCGGCCGTGGCCGCTCCAAAAGATTGTGAAGAGCTCAGGAAAGAGATTGAGGTCAAGATCCAGGCGAATGCGGTTCCGTCCTACACTCTGGAAATCGTCAGCAAGGAAGAAGCCGACAAGCACGACAGCGCCATGGTCGTCGGCAGTTGTGAGAACGGCACCAAGGCCATCGTTTACCAGAAAAACAACGACTGA
- a CDS encoding PA0061/PA0062 family lipoprotein, whose translation MRQLLLPVAALFLGACTITPVPPADPQQAWVDFTTPTPGSKLVMAQRLDGKNLDDGRFFQFPPGHHELMVRFDFEVPAGGGLGGLSQMMYRTCFMTLEYDHFQAGQRYVLEGRSLAFTPNIRLYDSARRLLAEERSVNCI comes from the coding sequence ATGCGCCAGCTTTTGCTTCCCGTTGCCGCCCTGTTCCTCGGTGCCTGCACCATCACGCCAGTGCCACCGGCGGATCCACAGCAAGCCTGGGTCGATTTCACCACGCCGACACCGGGCTCCAAGTTGGTCATGGCGCAGCGCCTGGACGGCAAGAACCTGGATGACGGACGTTTCTTCCAATTCCCGCCCGGCCATCACGAACTGATGGTGCGCTTTGATTTTGAAGTCCCGGCCGGCGGCGGTTTGGGCGGACTCAGCCAGATGATGTATCGCACCTGCTTCATGACGCTGGAATACGACCACTTCCAGGCCGGCCAGCGCTATGTGCTGGAAGGACGCTCGCTGGCCTTCACGCCGAATATCCGGTTGTATGACTCAGCGCGCCGACTGCTCGCGGAGGAACGCAGCGTTAACTGCATCTGA
- a CDS encoding aminopeptidase: protein MVRRFLPGLMVVLLSGCSSVSYYRQLAVGQWQLLRAREPVTQVIADPTRPPLLREHLAQSQKARTFASEHLHLPDNQSYRLYADIGRPYVVWNVFATQEFSLSPETHCFPIAGCVAYRGYYNQGAARGEAALLKQRGMDVSIGGVEAYSTLGWFNDPIMNSMMNWGDERLATLIFHELAHQRFYVKDDTEFNESFANFVEQEGTRQWRAARGLAPQSLSASKQRDQFIQLVLDTRQRLEKIYAQPLAADAMRQAKLAEFERLRSEYRRLRDNQWGADKRYDAWINQPMNNARLLPFGLYDQWVPAFAALFAQEGGDWVRFYKAVEKMGGLPIDQRKAALAQLQVAPRP, encoded by the coding sequence ATGGTCAGGCGTTTTCTTCCAGGGTTGATGGTTGTGCTGCTCAGCGGCTGTTCCAGCGTCAGTTATTACCGTCAGTTAGCCGTCGGCCAATGGCAACTGCTACGCGCCCGAGAGCCGGTGACACAGGTCATTGCCGACCCTACTCGCCCACCGTTGTTGCGCGAACACCTGGCGCAATCACAAAAAGCGCGCACGTTCGCCAGTGAGCATTTGCACCTGCCGGACAATCAAAGTTACAGGCTGTACGCGGATATCGGTCGGCCCTATGTGGTCTGGAATGTCTTCGCCACGCAGGAATTTTCCCTGTCCCCCGAAACCCATTGCTTCCCCATTGCCGGTTGTGTGGCCTATCGCGGCTACTACAACCAGGGTGCGGCGCGCGGTGAGGCGGCGTTGTTGAAACAGCGCGGCATGGATGTGTCGATCGGTGGCGTGGAGGCCTATTCCACCTTGGGCTGGTTCAACGACCCGATCATGAATTCGATGATGAACTGGGGCGATGAGCGCCTGGCCACTTTGATCTTCCATGAGCTGGCGCACCAGCGGTTTTATGTGAAGGACGACACCGAATTCAACGAGTCGTTTGCCAATTTCGTCGAGCAGGAAGGCACGCGCCAATGGCGTGCTGCGCGGGGTCTGGCGCCGCAGAGCCTGTCGGCTTCGAAGCAGCGCGATCAGTTTATCCAGCTCGTTCTCGATACCCGGCAACGTTTGGAAAAAATCTACGCCCAACCTTTGGCCGCAGATGCGATGCGTCAGGCCAAGCTGGCCGAGTTCGAGCGTTTGCGCAGCGAATACCGACGACTGCGCGATAACCAGTGGGGCGCAGATAAACGGTATGACGCGTGGATCAACCAGCCCATGAACAACGCGCGATTGTTGCCGTTCGGGCTGTATGACCAGTGGGTGCCGGCGTTTGCAGCGTTGTTTGCGCAGGAAGGTGGGGATTGGGTGAGATTTTATAAAGCGGTGGAGAAGATGGGCGGCTTGCCGATTGACCAGCGTAAAGCCGCGCTGGCGCAGCTTCAGGTCGCGCCGCGCCCTTGA